GTCCTTCTCTGCATGCAAACTTAGCGTACCGATGACATCATCCGCCTCAACCCCTTCGACCTCGATCACCGGAATATCCATCGCCTTTACGACCTCCTTGATTAGTGGGAGGTTGGCGACCAGGTCGTCCGGCGGAGGGTCACGGTGCGCCTTGTAGTCCTCGAACATCTCGTCCCGAAACGTACCGCCCTCGCCCATCACGTCGAACACCACCGCCATGTGCTCGATCCCGTGGTCCTCAATCAACTTCAGCAACGTGTTTGTGAATCCATAGGTCGCTGACGTGTTCTGGCCCCTGGAATTGATGAGCGGCCGATTGATAAACACGAAGTGGGCGCGGTATGCGAGCGCCATCGCGTCCAGAAGGTAGAGTGTCTTTCCGCTGTCGGTGGGCAAAGTCCTGATCCATCAGAGCATGGGAGTAATTATGGTAACTTACTCAAAACGCCTGCGGTTCGTTACGTTTCCGCGAAGTTTCGTGGGGTGGGCCGCGGCATCGAAACTTCAGAACGACGTCGGCCTTGAAATCGCATCACAAAGCGGATCCGGGTTCGGCAACTGTTGAAAAGACTCCTACTCTTCGACATCGACGGCACGCTCCTGACCACCAACGGCCGGGGACGCCATGCTTTCAAGAAATCCATCGAGGATGTCTTTGGGACGACCTTCGATCCCGATCTCATTTCGTTCGCCGGCAAGACCGACCAGCAAATCCTGACTGAGATCCTCGATCAGATGGGGCTGCTCCCCGATCACGACCCGGACCTCTTTCGTCGTGCCCTGAAGCTGTACAGCAACACGATGTTATCGCTGCTCGATGCGTCGTGGGTTGACAAGTTGCCCGGCATCGAGCAACTGGTCCGCAGACTGGCGGACGAACCTGAGATACAGCTCGGACTGCTAACCGGAAACCTGAAGGAGACCGCCTACCTGAAGCTTACACTAGCCGGCCTCGACGGCTATTTCCCGTTCGGCGCATTCGGCAGTGACCATGCGGATCGCTACGAACTGCCGCCTATTGCTGTCGGGCGCGCGCATGAATTCACCGGTCATCGGTACGAGGGGCGGCAGATCATCATTATTGGAGACACGGAGCACGACATCGGCTGCGGACGCAAGATCGGGGCGGTCTCGGTTGCCGTCTGCACCGGCCGCTTCGGACGAGCGGAGCTGGAGCCCTTTGAGCCTGATATTCTTCTGGACGACCTGTCAGACGCAGACCGTTTTCTTCAGCTCGTAGCGGCCAGTTCGGATTAGCAAGGTCGCGACATCATCTGCCCAGTTCCCGGAGTGCCCGGTCAACGGAGCCTGCGTACTTCGACCCGAAGTGGTTCAGGTGGTTCAGCAGATGGTACAGGTTGTACAGATCCCGCCTGCGAGCGTAGCCGGCGTCCAGCGGGAATGCCTCGCGGTAGGCGGCATAGAACACGGGTGAGAAGCCTCCGAACAGCTCCGTCATCGCAAGGTCCACTTCACGGTCTCCATAGTACACCGCCGGGTCCACGACGGCCGGCCCAGCTGTCGTCGCCATGGCGTTGCCCGCCCAGAGATCCCCGTGGACAAGAGAGGCCAGAGGTTGATCCGCAATCAATTCGGGCAGACGACGACAGAGATTCGCGTAGCGTGTGGACCAGGATAA
This DNA window, taken from Rhodothermales bacterium, encodes the following:
- a CDS encoding DNA polymerase I, with amino-acid sequence MALAYRAHFVFINRPLINSRGQNTSATYGFTNTLLKLIEDHGIEHMAVVFDVMGEGGTFRDEMFEDYKAHRDPPPDDLVANLPLIKEVVKAMDIPVIEVEGVEADDVIGTLSLHAEKD
- a CDS encoding HAD hydrolase-like protein, with protein sequence MKRLLLFDIDGTLLTTNGRGRHAFKKSIEDVFGTTFDPDLISFAGKTDQQILTEILDQMGLLPDHDPDLFRRALKLYSNTMLSLLDASWVDKLPGIEQLVRRLADEPEIQLGLLTGNLKETAYLKLTLAGLDGYFPFGAFGSDHADRYELPPIAVGRAHEFTGHRYEGRQIIIIGDTEHDIGCGRKIGAVSVAVCTGRFGRAELEPFEPDILLDDLSDADRFLQLVAASSD